TGAAAATCTGAAGACCCAGATCAATTCCCTTCTTTTCCATGTCCAGCCGTGTCAGCATCAGAATGCGAAAGGGCTTTCGGGAAAGGTCTGCAGGGCGGGGCATATTTTCCGGGAACCGGATAAAATTGTAAACCAGGGGCGCTTTCTCTGGGTTTATTTTTAGAATATTTTCCACATCTGCCTTTACCGAGCGACTGATACACGCAGAAACGGAGGCTACCGATTGGGCATACCTTTTTTCAATGGCTGTCTGAAACCGCGACTTCAGGTCTTTTTTATACCACCAGGGGCAGTTGTCATGCTGGGTATGTACCACCGGACATGGGAGTTTTCCCGCAGCGCGAAACAGCAAAATCGTAGGGATAAACAAGTGAGAATGAATAATATCCGGCTGAAAGGCACGTATTTTCTCCATTAACTCTTGCCTGATCCCGGAAAGAAAAAGCATTCGCCGGACGCCAAATCCTCCGGAATAATTGAGCGAATCAAAACGAATCCCTGATGCCTGAAGCCGTGTTTCATATTCGTTTCCCGGCAAAATGGTCAGTATGCCGGCCTGGTGGCCGCGTGCAACTGCTGCTTCGGCCAGCCCCGCCGCAATATTTTCGGCACCGCCTGCATTCATTTCTGCTATCAGATGGAGAATTTTCATATGGCTGACTGGTAAACGGAACTTAACTGACGAATATGTATTTCCGGGACAAATTTTTCCACTGCGGTTTGACGCGCCGCGAGGGCAAATTCTCTGTGTAGCTCGGGTGAATCAATGAGTTTTTGCACACTGTTTTGCATAGCTGCGGTGTCTCCTGTGGGCACACAAAAGCCGGTAACTCCGTCGTTGAGCCAGGAGTTAACGCCTCCGGTGTCAAATCCGACCACGGGTTTTCCATACATCATGGCCTCAATTCCCACAATCCCAAATGCCTCAGGGTAAATGGATGGGAAAATGACTGCATAACAATTGGTGAGAAACGCTTCCACCTGTCTACGGTTTTGCCACCCGTGAAAAACCACACGTTCTGCTACT
The Bacteroidia bacterium DNA segment above includes these coding regions:
- a CDS encoding glycosyltransferase family 4 protein; protein product: MKILHLIAEMNAGGAENIAAGLAEAAVARGHQAGILTILPGNEYETRLQASGIRFDSLNYSGGFGVRRMLFLSGIRQELMEKIRAFQPDIIHSHLFIPTILLFRAAGKLPCPVVHTQHDNCPWWYKKDLKSRFQTAIEKRYAQSVASVSACISRSVKADVENILKINPEKAPLVYNFIRFPENMPRPADLSRKPFRILMLTRLDMEKKGIDLGLQIFRNLLADIPDAQLVITGKGQDETRIRELAATLQVEGKVDFRGYQSDIYAEFERAHIVLMPSRWEGFGLVAAEAGAAGRPVVASDAGGLPEVIRHNHTGIVCASGDVQAFTKAILTLNHDPDGYARLAQAAQEFVRAQFGIERAFQQYMDIYQKLIPQHKTSSVV